A stretch of the Carassius carassius chromosome 6, fCarCar2.1, whole genome shotgun sequence genome encodes the following:
- the epn3b gene encoding epsin-3 isoform X2: MTTSALRRQVKNLVHNYSDAEIKVREATSNDPWGPSSSLMSEIAELTFSVVAFSEVMAMVWKRLNDHGKNWRHVYKALTLLDYLAKTGSERVAQQCRENAFTIQTLRDFQYVDRDGRDQGVNVREKAKQLVALLRDEERLRQERAQALKTKERMAGGGGVSSVPPACPSRRSSQPSMAALYGEEFTHSRGSPASFNSSSSSPRASDLEQTRPQTSGEEELQLQLALAMSRERSRQGDDAHLKMVLEESEGERDPRPSESAMIDLVDIFCPTPAAPVSDDPWDAPPTCPVNSDPWESVAVVKSSNPGADGPWTARPSSSSPAHPWGTHQSPPEPWDAPPSNFSSNMEEEAWGSPSRPVSRVKDPFRVREEEELRVEGEEPIAEQAGPIQVFSPRCESPADADQFGELVAGVQVNGQANYSPEPFDLSRLGPPLDVVTARQCRTPEAFLGPTAASLVNLDTLIPSNAPVKSKNPFLSGLSTPSPTNPFQCEQPRLTLNQMRPHSTSPLPAHALSYSASLPLPVLQQKPQTLPSSYTQPHHGLLDMPSNLPQPLLPLTASTQQTQHHGQSHNPFL; the protein is encoded by the exons ATGACGACCTCGGCCCTGCGGCGGCAGGTGAAGAACCTGGTGCACAACTACTCTGATGCGGAGATCAAGGTGCGCGAGGCGACCTCTAACGACCCCTGGGGCCCGTCCAGCTCGCTGATGTCAGAGATCGCCGAGCTGACCTTCAGTGTGGTGGCCTTCAGCGAGGTCATGGCCATGGTGTGGAAGAGACTCAACGACCACGGCAAGAACTGGAGACACGTCTACAAG gctCTGACGCTGCTGGACTATCTGGCCAAGACGGGTTCGGAGCGGGTGGCTCAGCAGTGCCGTGAGAACGCCTTCACCATCCAGACGCTGCGTGACTTCCAGTACGTGGACCGGGACGGGCGCGACCAGGGCGTGAACGTGCGTGAGAAAGCCAAGCAGCTGGTGGCGCTGCTGCGGGACGAGGAGCGTCTGAGACAGGAGCGAGCGCAGGCACTCAAGACCAAAGAGAGGATGGCGGGCGGCGGCGGGGTGAGCAGCGTCCCTCCTGCGTGTCCCAGCAGACGCAGCAGTCAGCCCAGCATGGCCGCGCTGTACGGAGAAGAGTTCACCCACTCCAGAGGATCGCCCGCTTCCTTCAACT CGTCGTCCTCGTCTCCTCGAGCGTCTGATCTGGAACAGACTCGACCGCAGACGAGTGGAGAAGAAGAGCTTCAGCTGCAGCTCGCGCTGGCCATGAGCAGAGAG CGCAGCCGTCAGGGGGACGACGCTCATCTGAAGATGGTTCTGGAGGAGAGTGAGGGCGAGCGAGACCCGCGGCCTTCAGAG TCGGCCATGATCGATCTGGTGGATATATTCTGTCCCACGCCTGCTGCGCCGGTGAGCGATGACCCCTGGGATGCCCCGCCCACCTGTCCCGTGAACTCTGACCCCTGGGAGTCTGTCG CTGTAGTTAAGTCTAGTAACCCGGGGGCTGATGGTCCCTGGACAGCCCGCCCTTCCTCCAGTAGCCCCGCCCACCCTTGGGGAACCCACCAATCACCTCCTGAGCCCTGGGATGCCCCTCCTTCAAACTTCAGCTCTAATATGGAAGAAGAAGCCTGGGGGAGCCCATCACGTCCAG TGTCGCGTGTGAAGGACCCGTTTAGAGTTCGAGAGGAGGAGGAGCTTAGAGTGGAAGGGGAGGAGCCTATTGCTGAGCAGGCGGGGCCAATCCAAGTGTTCAGCCCTCGCTGCGAGAGTCCTGCAG ATGCTGATCAGTTTGGTGAGTTGGTGGCTGGTGTTCAAGTGAACGGTCAGGCAAATTACAGCCCAGAGCCCTTTGACCTCTCTCGCCTCGGGCCTCCTCTGGATGTGGTGACCGCCAGACAGTGCCGGACCCCCGAGGCGTTCCTCGGCCCCACCGCTGCATCCCTCGTCAACCTGGACACGCTTATTCCAAGCAATGCGCCGGTCAAGAGCAAAAACCCCTTCCTGTCAG GTCTGAGCACACCATCTCCCACAAACCCCTTTCAGTGTGAGCAGCCCAGACTGACTCTGAATCAGATGCGTCCTCACTCCACGTCACCGCTGCCGGCTCACGCTCTGTCCTACAGCGCCTCCCTCCCGCTGCCCGTCCTGCAGCAGAAGCCCCAGACTCTGCCCTCTTCCTACACACAGCCGCACCACGGCCTGCTGGACATGCCCAGCAACCTGCCGCAGCCGCTGCTGCCCCTCACGGCCTCCACCCAACAAACACAACACCACGGCCAAAGCCACAACCCCTTCCTCTGA
- the LOC132142060 gene encoding uncharacterized protein LOC132142060 yields the protein MNLPAKERKPKKPHYVPRPPGKPFRYQCFQCPFTCNQKSHLFNHMKHNLCSISSSISSSAGAVEETSRGRPSEEDTDHPETQPAEPTSPDVWEETTSTVCKPEVLRPHGPGTVWRPPVTFTPAALNLQNKISLQETEDFQCHPGFLSHRAFHPLYPHYQPYIYEPVLPYVHGLFPQMLLPMPPMPEYFRYYYTVPAPSYTHYHPPEQTPPFVSSVMDIGSVFSALPRREALNVPYDLYTLTDVKGKEVQVRPHTGRSMAGSPDERCALVSSQSEERGGATQVQEDRSLLERASSASREMERGGNDRFDEDTLVPLNLSRRDSPLNWSDSSLKNEGIVGTVTSQDHHLPVEKTAAFALCQLAQSSASDLNRNPDANVCHEQETNLLSSGRSPASDTSEHRDFTEIASTDSKTTADVKSGASVEGSAPSAEAAEDPAPSSNIPHQTQTKKHRKHNMKKKLTSSHNKHNLRKRIRR from the exons ATGAACCTCCCTGCGAAAGAACGCAAACCGAAGAAGCCTCACTACGTCCCTCGTCCTCCCGGCAAGCCCTTCAGATACCAGTGCTTCCAGTGTCCCTTCACCTGCAACCAGAAATCACACCTGTTCAACCACATGAAGCACAACCTGTGCTCCATCTCCAGCTCCATCAGCTCCAGCGCCGGCGCAGTGGAGGAAACCAGCAGAGGACGGCCGTCAGAAGAGGACACGGACCACCCTGAGACACAGCCGGCTGAGCCAACATCTCCAGACGTCTGGGAGGAAACCACATCAACTGTGTGTAAACCAGAAGTGCTCCGTCCTCATGGTCCTGGGACGGTCTGGAGGCCTCCGGTCACGTTCACACCCGCCGCTCTGAACCTCCAAAACAAGATCAGTCTGCAGGAAACAGAGGATTTTCAGTGTCACCCGGGGTTTCTTTCCCACAGAGCTTTTCATCCGCTTTATCCTCACTATCAGCCCTACATCTATGAGCCGGTCCTGCCTTACGTCCATGGACTGTTTCCTCAGATGCTGCTCCCAATGCCTCCGATGCCGGAGTATTTCAGGTACTACTACACAGTCCCAGCTCCCAGCTACACCCACTACCATCCACCGGAGCAAACTCCCCCCTTCGTGTCTTCTGTGATGGACATCGGCTCTGTGTTTTCAGCTCTGCCGCGACGCGAAGCCCTGAATGTGCCATATGATCTTTATACGCTCACAGATGTGAAGGGAAAGGAGGTTCAGGTGCGTCCCCACACAGGACGCTCCATGGCCGGATCACCAGATGAGAGGTGTGCATTAGTatccagccaatcagaagagaggggcggggccaCACAAGTACAAGAGGACAGGAGTCTCCTAGAGAG GGCATCATCTGCATCCAGAGAGATGGAAAGAGGGGGAAATGATAGATTTGATGAGGATACTTTGGTTCCTCTCAACCTCTCCAGGAGAGACAGTCCTCTGAATTGGTCAGACAGCAGCCTGAAGAACGAGGGGATTGTGGGTACCGTAACATCACAAGACCATCACTTACCTGTAGAGAAAACAGCCGCATTCGCTCTCTGTCAGCTGGCTCAGTCCAGCGCTTCAGACCTCAACAGGAACCCTGATGCAAATGTCTGTCATGAGCAAGAAACAAACCTTCTGAGTTCAGGTCGAAGTCCAGCATCTGATACAAGCGAACACAGAGACTTCACAGAAATAGCTTCCACTGACTCTAAAACAACCGCAGATGTGAAATCAGGTGCATCTGTGGAAGGCTCCGCCCCTTCCGCTGAAGCTGCAGAAGACCCCGCCCCTTCATCAAATATTCCACAtcaaacacagacaaaaaaacacagaaagcacAACATGAAGAAAAAACTGACGAGCAGCCACAACAAACACAACCTGAGGAAGAGAATTCGCAGATAA
- the epn3b gene encoding epsin-3 isoform X1, protein MTTSALRRQVKNLVHNYSDAEIKVREATSNDPWGPSSSLMSEIAELTFSVVAFSEVMAMVWKRLNDHGKNWRHVYKALTLLDYLAKTGSERVAQQCRENAFTIQTLRDFQYVDRDGRDQGVNVREKAKQLVALLRDEERLRQERAQALKTKERMAGGGGVSSVPPACPSRRSSQPSMAALYGEEFTHSRGSPASFNSSSSSPRASDLEQTRPQTSGEEELQLQLALAMSREEQRSRQGDDAHLKMVLEESEGERDPRPSESAMIDLVDIFCPTPAAPVSDDPWDAPPTCPVNSDPWESVAVVKSSNPGADGPWTARPSSSSPAHPWGTHQSPPEPWDAPPSNFSSNMEEEAWGSPSRPVSRVKDPFRVREEEELRVEGEEPIAEQAGPIQVFSPRCESPADADQFGELVAGVQVNGQANYSPEPFDLSRLGPPLDVVTARQCRTPEAFLGPTAASLVNLDTLIPSNAPVKSKNPFLSGLSTPSPTNPFQCEQPRLTLNQMRPHSTSPLPAHALSYSASLPLPVLQQKPQTLPSSYTQPHHGLLDMPSNLPQPLLPLTASTQQTQHHGQSHNPFL, encoded by the exons ATGACGACCTCGGCCCTGCGGCGGCAGGTGAAGAACCTGGTGCACAACTACTCTGATGCGGAGATCAAGGTGCGCGAGGCGACCTCTAACGACCCCTGGGGCCCGTCCAGCTCGCTGATGTCAGAGATCGCCGAGCTGACCTTCAGTGTGGTGGCCTTCAGCGAGGTCATGGCCATGGTGTGGAAGAGACTCAACGACCACGGCAAGAACTGGAGACACGTCTACAAG gctCTGACGCTGCTGGACTATCTGGCCAAGACGGGTTCGGAGCGGGTGGCTCAGCAGTGCCGTGAGAACGCCTTCACCATCCAGACGCTGCGTGACTTCCAGTACGTGGACCGGGACGGGCGCGACCAGGGCGTGAACGTGCGTGAGAAAGCCAAGCAGCTGGTGGCGCTGCTGCGGGACGAGGAGCGTCTGAGACAGGAGCGAGCGCAGGCACTCAAGACCAAAGAGAGGATGGCGGGCGGCGGCGGGGTGAGCAGCGTCCCTCCTGCGTGTCCCAGCAGACGCAGCAGTCAGCCCAGCATGGCCGCGCTGTACGGAGAAGAGTTCACCCACTCCAGAGGATCGCCCGCTTCCTTCAACT CGTCGTCCTCGTCTCCTCGAGCGTCTGATCTGGAACAGACTCGACCGCAGACGAGTGGAGAAGAAGAGCTTCAGCTGCAGCTCGCGCTGGCCATGAGCAGAGAG GAGCAGCGCAGCCGTCAGGGGGACGACGCTCATCTGAAGATGGTTCTGGAGGAGAGTGAGGGCGAGCGAGACCCGCGGCCTTCAGAG TCGGCCATGATCGATCTGGTGGATATATTCTGTCCCACGCCTGCTGCGCCGGTGAGCGATGACCCCTGGGATGCCCCGCCCACCTGTCCCGTGAACTCTGACCCCTGGGAGTCTGTCG CTGTAGTTAAGTCTAGTAACCCGGGGGCTGATGGTCCCTGGACAGCCCGCCCTTCCTCCAGTAGCCCCGCCCACCCTTGGGGAACCCACCAATCACCTCCTGAGCCCTGGGATGCCCCTCCTTCAAACTTCAGCTCTAATATGGAAGAAGAAGCCTGGGGGAGCCCATCACGTCCAG TGTCGCGTGTGAAGGACCCGTTTAGAGTTCGAGAGGAGGAGGAGCTTAGAGTGGAAGGGGAGGAGCCTATTGCTGAGCAGGCGGGGCCAATCCAAGTGTTCAGCCCTCGCTGCGAGAGTCCTGCAG ATGCTGATCAGTTTGGTGAGTTGGTGGCTGGTGTTCAAGTGAACGGTCAGGCAAATTACAGCCCAGAGCCCTTTGACCTCTCTCGCCTCGGGCCTCCTCTGGATGTGGTGACCGCCAGACAGTGCCGGACCCCCGAGGCGTTCCTCGGCCCCACCGCTGCATCCCTCGTCAACCTGGACACGCTTATTCCAAGCAATGCGCCGGTCAAGAGCAAAAACCCCTTCCTGTCAG GTCTGAGCACACCATCTCCCACAAACCCCTTTCAGTGTGAGCAGCCCAGACTGACTCTGAATCAGATGCGTCCTCACTCCACGTCACCGCTGCCGGCTCACGCTCTGTCCTACAGCGCCTCCCTCCCGCTGCCCGTCCTGCAGCAGAAGCCCCAGACTCTGCCCTCTTCCTACACACAGCCGCACCACGGCCTGCTGGACATGCCCAGCAACCTGCCGCAGCCGCTGCTGCCCCTCACGGCCTCCACCCAACAAACACAACACCACGGCCAAAGCCACAACCCCTTCCTCTGA